CCTAGTCCTAGTCTGTCTAGTCAAGCGTAGTAGTGGCATCACATTTATGTATATctactagtagtagtagtactGCTAGTCAAAAGCACTGGAGGacactcttcttcttcttctttctttctttctgcttCGCTTTGTTGTTGGAGTGAGTGAAGAAGACGGCGGCAATGGCATTATACGCACCAAAACATGCCAAACTCTGCACCTTCGCCGCTTATTCTAGTAACCTTTGTCGGGTTCAGTGTCTGCTTCACTCCTCCGCGCGATCCCTGTCCTTTCTCAACTCCACTGCTGCTCCCCCTCTCTTTCCCTATCTCTCTTTCAACAAGCCCAACTATCCCCCTTCCTCCTCTTATTCTCCCCTGTCCGTCACGGCCTCTTCTCCCTCCTCTTCTACCACCCTTGCTCAATCCCAAGGCCTCAATGTAATTCCGTCcccctttccctttctttttcgcTACTCCCCCACCTCCGCCCCCAGCATTCTCATTATtcttattctctctctctctctctctctctctcactatTGTCTTCTACATTCCAATACAGATTAAATTAATACCCACCAAGCCGATCGAAGGTCAAAAAACTGGTACAAGTGGCCTCCGCAAAAAGGTATTCGCCCCCTCCTTTACTGCCAACTTCATTGGTTAAGTTATTGCtttcctttttcccctttttttttaatataaaaaatcTGTTTGAATTTGTTTTCGTATTTCCTCAGGTTAAAGTGTTTATGCAAGATAATTACCTTGCCAACTGGATTCAGGTTTcctgttattttctttttttggataTGTATTTACCGTCGTAGACATTCTGGAATTCAAATGAGGATTGTGTGTAATGTTAAGGCATTGTTTAATTCGTTGCCACCCGAGGATTATAAAGACGGAGTCTTGGTTTTGGGAGGTGATGGTCGATATTTCAATCGTGAAGCCTCTCAGGTAGCATTGTAGGACTACAATTTTTAAGTGGGAGATGGCCTTACTGGGGTCATCATGGTTGCTCTGTTTCTGCTTACCAATTTCGgtctcatttttcattttttttttccagataaTTATCAAAATTGCTGCAGGGAATGGTGTTGCTAAAATATTGGTTGGCAAGTGAGTGCCTTAACAAGAGCTGCAGTCAATTCATCAAGCTGCTTATTCCAATTCTTCCCTCTTTATATTTCAGTTCCAATTCATGTTGTTTCCTTCCGGTGGCAGTTTTCTAGATTAACTCGTTCTATAGGTtttaaaacttttcttttttctcgttTCCTGCAAATAATGGCATTAGTGTTGGATTGTATTGGTTTTCCTATTAACAGAACTCGTTATTTATTGatcatcaaatttcaaaagCCAATACAGTAGGCAGACCCAAAGTGCGCACACTTTCATATTTCATCCTGCTTAATTATTCATGAGTCAAAATTTTTCCACATGACGTATATACAGCATTCCTTAATCTAGAGAGATTGCTCTGAAAGCTGTAGCCTGTATGGTATGCATTATGTCCAAAAAACTATATCCAGTCATTTTGGTTATATTATAATGTATTTCTTTGCAGAGATGATGATTAGTAATATGATGACCACACTTTTCATTGCAGGGAAGGTATATTGTCTACGCCTGCTGTTTCTGCTGTAATACGGAAGAGAAAGGCAATGTTCAATACTTTCTTGATCTTTGATTTTGTGGTGTACTTTAACTTGGAGATAATATATCCCCCTAATCATGTCTTTCCGCTATTCCTGTGCAATAAAACCATTATCAGGCTAATGGCGGTTTTATAATGAGCGCAAGCCATAATCCAGGTGGTCCAGACTATGATTGGGGTATCAAGGTTTGTCATTTTCATTCTCTTTTGTACATGAAAGTTGAGAAGGCCAGTTCCTTGTtatatattaataaaaaatCCAGTAGATTACTCTTTGTGGTATTCTTACACAGACAGCTGTTCCACAGCTAGTCTTCTTCAGTGATTTTATCCACCTGTCTTAGTGCATTTGCCTTTTCACTTTTGGAATGTAAAATGTGGTTTCATTTGGTTTTTGCAGTTCAATTACAGCAGTGGCCAGCCAGCACCAGAATCCATAACTGATAAGATCTATGGGAACACCCTTTCTGTAAGGGCGCAATTTAATCTGTTTAACATATGAGATATCACCTGTCCTCAGCCTTTATGTTTCCTAAGTCTTAACCTACAAAATTTATTGTATTATTTTTCCGTACTTTGCAAtctttttctgatttcttcagaTATCAGGCATGCTAGTTTAGTTGCTGAATTCTCTTGCTTTTTAAATAAAACTGATTTATCTGCTGAACTTACTAAAATTGAATGCTACATGGTTCTAGTTGGGAAGGACTTGCCTTGTGTTATTACTGCTCAGCTAAATTATTTGGATAAGTATTAAAATCGTAGGAAAAGCTTCCGTGTGCCTTGCAACTGACAAAATATAGTGTACAGTACAGTTTTTTTTGGTTCTGAAACTGTCATGACACTGAAAGTGGTTAAGCACCTAAATTTCAAACTGCACAAGTGTTATGCAGATTTCGGAAATAAAAGTGGCTGACATTCCTGATGTTGACCTCACTAGTCTTGGAGTTACAAAGTATGGGAATTTTACAGTGGAAGTGGTTGACCCAGTTGCCGACTATTTGGAGCTTATGGAGGTGAGAAACCAAAATTGTATCTTTACTAACTCAAAATGTTTTGAAGTAAATTTCCATGTTACATTTCTGTGGGATCTTGTGCAGGATGTATTTGACTTTTCACTTATAAGAAGTCTTCTCTCACGCCCTGATTTCAGGTACTTTATCCCTTTGCGAACTATGTATTTACAATATAAGCATTATGTACCGTATGTATTCATATGTTATTTGTTTTCTGACCTCTTTTATGGCATTTGTTGGAGATTTAACGTCATTTTCTATTTTTGTAATATGTATTTTCTAGTGGAAGAGTTCATATTACTGGAAACTGTTATGTCCTTGCAGCCTTTAACCATTAGTGACGTGGAATGCGCACCATCATCTTTATCCTGCTTCTAATGGTGATGGTGCATTAAGTCTTGCTTAAATATAGTCTCTTGCATAGCATAGCAATTGACATCTTGTCTCATGAATCCTTGCTGGAGTAACAATCTTCAGTGCTCATTCAAGTCTCTTGGCCTAATGCATATATACTTTTAATAGTGTATAAGATAGAAAAATCAATCTAAGTTTTTGCACAAGAAATGACTAGTGAGCCAAATTTCAATGTGAATAAGTAATTAAGCAATGGTCAAATGTGTTTGAGAttcctttcttcctttgttGCTATTGGTGTTTTATGTAGGATAGATAGCTATCTAAGAAACCAGTTATGCATGGTTATCTTATGAGGGGAGTCTTTAACAGGTAGCACTGAGGGTGGTAAAAATGTCATGACTCAATCTAGGACCTAAAGTAGCTTTGAAAGGGAAGTGGAATGCTTTTCTGATGACACGTCATGAATTTGATATTGGTGGTGTTATGTCGCTAGTTGACTTGCTAAGGTGTGAGTTAGGGCTAgtctttttttgatttattggtgcTATGTGATAGTAACGCCCTTCTTCTTTAGAAACTGACATGTTATGTTGAAGTTTGTGAAAAGTAAGGTTCTGAACTGTATTCATTGTGCATTAAAGTTTCTTTCGGACATGGCTGGATCCCATATGCAGATGCTTAGACTATGAATCTTTGAAACTCACGTATCACTTTGGAGTTACAATTCCGAATTCAATGTCATTGGTTCCATCAACAGAAATTCTGGTTATGTACATATCATGTTTACATATTGCTTTGGAGTTCCTCTTTCTGTCTGGGcatattttcccttatttttgtttcttctccACCTGCTTCTCTTTTCTGAAGTTACTGCTTTCTGTTACGAGCATTATGTATAATTGAACACATGAAACATGAAGGATGACAAAAGATTACAATGGAGGAAAGAAGAATTTGTATTGAATTGCTTTATGTTCTGCTTTCATGCCAGATTTATCTTTGATGCAATGCATGCAGTCACCGGAGCATATGCAAAACCGATATTTGTGGACAAGCTGGGAGCTGGCCTTGTATGTTTACCACAATTGTTATATTCCTAAAACTAACAATTTACTTGCTAGCTGATACTTTGAGCTTCACATTTtaaagaatgaagaacaattaTTGAGCTGCATTTTGTATCATCTAGAATTCTGTTGCTAATGGAGTGCCACTAGAAGATTTTGGACATGGTCATCCTGACCCAAATCTGACGTAAGAAATAGATGCTTTCTCATTCTAGGA
This portion of the Coffea arabica cultivar ET-39 chromosome 2e, Coffea Arabica ET-39 HiFi, whole genome shotgun sequence genome encodes:
- the LOC113730124 gene encoding phosphoglucomutase, chloroplastic-like — protein: MALYAPKHAKLCTFAAYSSNLCRVQCLLHSSARSLSFLNSTAAPPLFPYLSFNKPNYPPSSSYSPLSVTASSPSSSTTLAQSQGLNIKLIPTKPIEGQKTGTSGLRKKVKVFMQDNYLANWIQALFNSLPPEDYKDGVLVLGGDGRYFNREASQIIIKIAAGNGVAKILVGKEGILSTPAVSAVIRKRKANGGFIMSASHNPGGPDYDWGIKFNYSSGQPAPESITDKIYGNTLSISEIKVADIPDVDLTSLGVTKYGNFTVEVVDPVADYLELMEDVFDFSLIRSLLSRPDFRFIFDAMHAVTGAYAKPIFVDKLGAGLNSVANGVPLEDFGHGHPDPNLTYAKDLVNIMYGENAPDFGAASDGDGDRNMILGGEFFVTPSDSVAIIAANAQEAIPYFQSGPKGLARSMPTSGALDRVAQKLNLPFYEVPTGWKFFGNLMDAGKLSICGEESFGTGSDHIREKDGIWAVLAWLSIIAYLNKDKKPGEQLISVADVVKKHWATYGRNFFSRYDYEECESEGANKMVEHLRDLVSRSKAGDKYGNYVLHLADDFNYTDPVDGSVASKQGVRFIFTDGSRIIFRLSGTGSAGATVRLYIEQFEPDVSKHNLDAQAALKPLIDLALSLSKLKDFTGREKPTVIT